One window from the genome of Synechococcales cyanobacterium T60_A2020_003 encodes:
- a CDS encoding IS5/IS1182 family transposase, protein YHRRSIAETTMFRFKTIFGGNLSARQFDNQAVELFIKCVALNRMIQIAKPDSYKVEA, encoded by the coding sequence GCTATCATCGTCGTTCGATTGCTGAAACTACCATGTTCCGCTTTAAGACTATTTTTGGGGGCAATCTCAGTGCACGTCAATTTGACAATCAAGCCGTGGAATTGTTCATCAAATGTGTTGCGCTCAACCGCATGATTCAGATCGCTAAACCCGATAGCTACAAAGTCGAAGCTTAA